One genomic segment of Rivularia sp. PCC 7116 includes these proteins:
- a CDS encoding sensor histidine kinase KdpD encodes MDWNNWIYFGSGLGLGIVTCRFLLNKNISNQLFVSEPEQENKQNISDLSQRMREVELAYHMAREMSQFKAGFLARTTHVLRSPLNGLIGLHQLILSDLCENPEEEREFIGQAHERALQLLNLIDEILHIARAEHGNSKLDIGSCSLNKILLEVYELTYMLAENRNYPFDISYSSEEIYVLADRRWLRQILVTLIDTAISNMEEGTISVSAKADDKNNVAYIWLDVPRDAIPSSEPIDLIESEDNKKMDEQEIELIQRGMKLLLNQTLIEVMGGNLEIVSYPETNRSENLSRLQISIPLETQLAELQH; translated from the coding sequence ATGGATTGGAATAACTGGATATACTTTGGAAGCGGATTAGGATTAGGAATAGTTACTTGTCGGTTTTTGCTAAACAAAAATATTTCTAATCAATTATTTGTTTCCGAACCAGAACAAGAAAATAAGCAGAATATATCAGACTTATCTCAACGCATGAGAGAAGTTGAATTGGCTTACCATATGGCACGCGAAATGAGTCAGTTTAAAGCCGGATTTCTGGCACGTACTACTCATGTATTGCGATCGCCCCTTAATGGTTTAATTGGGTTGCATCAATTAATCTTATCGGATTTATGCGAAAATCCAGAGGAAGAACGGGAATTTATTGGTCAAGCTCACGAACGAGCTTTACAATTATTAAATCTTATTGATGAAATACTTCATATTGCCAGAGCAGAACACGGTAATAGTAAATTGGATATTGGTTCTTGCTCTTTAAATAAAATTTTACTTGAAGTATATGAGTTAACCTACATGCTGGCTGAAAATCGTAATTACCCGTTTGATATATCGTACTCAAGCGAGGAAATTTATGTTTTGGCAGATCGTCGTTGGTTAAGACAAATATTAGTCACGTTAATAGATACTGCTATTTCTAATATGGAGGAAGGTACAATATCTGTTTCTGCGAAAGCTGATGATAAAAATAATGTTGCCTATATTTGGTTGGATGTACCTCGCGATGCCATTCCTTCTAGCGAACCCATAGATTTAATCGAGTCGGAAGACAATAAAAAAATGGACGAGCAAGAAATTGAGCTAATCCAAAGAGGAATGAAGCTATTACTAAATCAAACTCTAATTGAAGTTATGGGAGGAAATCTCGAAATAGTTTCATATCCCGAAACAAATAGAAGTGAAAATTTGTCCAGGCTGCAAATTTCTATCCCTCTAGAAACTCAGTTAGCTGAGTTACAGCATTGA